The sequence AGGACTGACCAAGGAAGAGGGACATTGCCGATCACCGAACCAGCGCAGAACCGGCCACTGACTAATCGGTTGATATCCTCAACAACAGCATCATGTTTCGGTGAGTTTACATACATGATTTTCATATGATTTCGCCTGTAGGTGGCGCCTTCTATATTGATATCTTTGGCTCGAATTTCAGAAACTTTTTTGGAGAAAAACAAAACACTGAAAATGCCCCAGGGACTACCTCGGGTGCTACCACCGGTGCCCCAGTGCCACCTGAAAATCCTTCAAAGACACTTGAAGGAGTGACCACCTTAGCAGCACCTCGAACGGCTGAAGATACAGCACGTCCAGCCGCAGTGGCCACCAATCTCACTGCAAGGTTAACTGCAAATACTCCAAAGCCCACTCATCAATCCTCAGTGGTCACCACCGACAAAGCCCCGAGAGCTGGTCCATCCTCAGTGCCAACTATGAATGTCCAACCTACCACAGGCCCAACTTCAATGGCCGCCATCAATGTCCCAACGCCTCATGAAAAAGTTCCACATAGAGCTCTTTCAACTTCGATGGCCGCCGCCGTTGTTCCAATGCCACTGGTGAAAGCTCCTCAAAAGGAGGCGAAAATGAACAAGGAAGAGGGACCAGGAACCGCAACCAGAAAGGAGATCCCAGTCATTTCTATAAAGCCTCA is a genomic window of Hyla sarda isolate aHylSar1 chromosome 10, aHylSar1.hap1, whole genome shotgun sequence containing:
- the LOC130293785 gene encoding mucin-2-like encodes the protein MFRNFFGEKQNTENAPGTTSGATTGAPVPPENPSKTLEGVTTLAAPRTAEDTARPAAVATNLTARLTANTPKPTHQSSVVTTDKAPRAGPSSVPTMNVQPTTGPTSMAAINVPTPHEKVPHRALSTSMAAAVVPMPLVKAPQKEAKMNKEEGPGTATRKEIPVISIKPQPQVAPESTRPSSMVTGNEEMTSPPRDEEPNRAAKMSRLQTRPGNLKRRPRRYPLRKRKAPKRLSY